GAAAGGCCACTTCCGGTTTCTGCCAATCCGCCcgaataaatgtaatttagcaGATCGTAAAGCCCCGTAGTGGAGTGAAAGGAGAGCATCCTACACAATGCTCTGAGAATTACTGAGAATCTTTATTCATGGTTCAGACCAAACAGTCTGAGGCTATTCTTGGATCCCCCCTGTTATTCGGGTGAGCCCCACTATCTGAGAACTACTCATCTAAGCAGGCGTTATCATTTAATCGCATCAAACATATTTTCAAGTCCATTGTTTGCATCCCTAGTTTTATCTCCACCTAATTGGATGATCATAATGTACGTTCAGCAGAGTGGTTGGCTACCGTTCCTGTGTTaatatgaccaaaaaaaaagtttgctttaTTCTTTAGTTGGCAGACGTAAACTCCCTGCCTGGCGTCAGAGATTTGGTGAGGTTACGGCCCAGCGAAGGAGATCATCAGCTGGCCCTCATACACTGGATCCTTTCCTCAAAGAGCTTTGCTGTCAAGACGCTCCTAAAGGATGAGGTACAGGGCTGCAATTGCACATGAATTCACCAAATAGTCTTTTATTACTTCTATATATATGCGTCGTGTGTTCACTTGATCTTTTCCAGTATGCCAAACTCAGTAAGCTGACGGAAAGTGAGGGGATTTCTGCACCTGTGCCAGACTTCCTGTTTGAGCTGGAGTACTCTGACCACTTAAACAGCAAGTTTGAGAAGATGAGAGAAGGACGAGACGTCTTCTATGCATTCCACGGGAGCCGTTTGGAGAACTTCCATTCAATCATTCACAACGGCCTGCACTGTCACCTCAACAAGGTCtctgcagtcaaaacaaaattCTTATGATACCATTTTTGACTTAATAAGACAGTAAAATCAGAATgatccacttcctgtctgaTGTGCAAACGTATATGTGCTCTGATTTGATGTGTGCGTGTGCAGAACTCTGTATTTGGAGAGGGGACCTACCTCACCAGTGACCTCAGCATGGCCGTCCTCTACAGCCCCCACAGCAGCGGCTGGCGGGAAAGCGTCCTGGGTCCTCAGCTCAGCTGTGTTGCCCTGTGTGAAATAATTGATCATCCAGACGTTAAATGCCAGGTGAAGAAAAAAGGTGCGTTTAGCCTCGCGACTCAAACAATAACCCGAAGTGTGAATTATGCAAAGCTGCAGCTTAGCTCACGGGGCGTTCGTTCTCTTTTCAGATTCTGATGCCATAGACAGGCAGCGCTCACGAGCCAAGAACAGCGAAGGGGGCGACGTTCCACAGAAATACTTTATAGTCACCAACAATCAGCTTTTACGAGTCAAGTATCTGCTTGTCTACTCTCAGGGGAAACACCTGGCCAGGTAAGCGTCTACACAGAAGGCCGGATCCCATTTCCAGAGAGCTAGTACTATATTGAGCAAAAACGTCAATCTATTGTTACCTCTCAAAAAGCTTAGAAttaggcattaaaaaaaaagcaacattcagACCAAGCAAGGATGGCGCCTTTAAGATGGCTCCTCTAAATTAAGTCTAGTGCGACCAGCTGCCTTCAGAAGCCAAGAGatccgcagctcaggtgggggaatcaaCAATTAGGCATGCACTTTACCGATGTTATGGAGGagaggtaagaagaaagcactTCTTGAAAGCAAAAGGATAAGATGCCCTGTCTAAAGTTTACAACAAGCCCTATAGTGGACACataaaacatgtggaagaagtcGCTCTGATCAAACCAGGCATCGTTGTCCTTTCACTCTACATTCATGTGcctctttgttttggtctatcacatcaTTTCCTAATAAAATACCTTAAATATTCTGTTTTTGACGGgattaatgtgaaaagttctTTATATAAAGAAAGTTACTTTAACATATCTAAAGTGATCCCATTTTAAGCAATGCAAAGAGCTAACATAGTAGGTCATAATTATATGGACCTTTATACTGGGGACAGATACTAGAGGTCAATAATACGTATATTCATGAAAACAGTCATTTAGTAGTCATTGCCTTAGTAATTATTAAtgtctttacttcttcttcacggctgctgttgtttttccGTCAGGCATTCCCGCAGCAGGTCGTGGCTTCTCAGACACCATTTTGCCATCATGATGAGTCTCTATCTTCTGCTCCTCATCTTCATCGGTGCCTTGAACTCCACCGCGTTCGTGTCTTTCTGGAACAGACTGTTCAGGTGACGGGGCGGCAGGAGCCAGGACGACCCAGCCGATCATTATCTGCAGTGCCTTTTTCTGATCCGACACCGGGCTGCAGGCCTGAGCTGTGATTATGTTTTATGCACCTTTAACTCTGTTCTTAAACTGAACAAAACCGCTCGTGTTTACTGTCATGAAGGATGATATATCTTTTCAAGTAGCAGTTATAGGATGCGGTTCTGTATTAATCCTGTTGAGATAAGACTGCTCTGTTATTTTAATAAACTCTACAATGTTCCACCTGTAAGaaaacactttctttttgttcttcaatAGAAACATTGCATGGACTAAATTCAGACAATTGTGCTTTCAGATTTGGAAAAGTTGTCCACaaattcaataattttttttttattattctaataTTTTCACTCAAGAAGCCCAatatttgtggttttttttttttttttttttttttttttttttatacctcaaAGGCATAAAGCTCCATGAAATTGCCTTAAGAAACTAGAGATACAAAAGCTGGATAAATGAtgttaaggcaaggcaaatttatttatacagcacaattcagtacagggacaatgcaaagtgctttacatgattaaaatatagcaaattaaaacagaataaaaggttAAGGTCTCGTTGAGGACGTCGTCGGCATTTTTTCCATTCTCTGGTTGCGTTAAAATGCCAGCGTGGGTCACCTCGGACAACAGACACGTTTATGGCGGCTGGCTCGCAGACGGCCCGCTGCTATCTGCCGTTTGGTGTCGGTGGAAAAGTCAGACTGATAAGTGGCACTGATAACGGAGGCGGCCCGCTTTGGTGGCCGGTCTCCTCGTCCTAATAGCTGATAAAATGATACGCATTAACAGAAGCTGAAGCTGCATGAAATTATTTAACATGGAtttattagagaaaaaaaaagaaaacgttcaGGAACAACCAGTGCTGTACATTTTCAGTAGATTAggttaaacatttcttttactGTCGGGACAGGGAGTGTCTCCCTGATCTTAGCTTTCCTGTCTTAAAAGCGTCTCTTTTTACTCCTGTTAAACACTGGATAGCGTCATGAAACCACAGTTTCTgcccagttaaaaaaaaaaaaaaaaagaaaaaaaaagatgaaagcaAATGCAGGCTTTTGTTTTGGCTTCAAATCTAAGTGCTTCTTGCGAAATCTGTCAGATAAACTGGCTCTCTCCTTCAGAAGCTGCTCACTTTTGAAGGTCGGAG
This genomic stretch from Fundulus heteroclitus isolate FHET01 chromosome 2, MU-UCD_Fhet_4.1, whole genome shotgun sequence harbors:
- the parp16 gene encoding protein mono-ADP-ribosyltransferase PARP16; its protein translation is MQPPLPPEAVRELVGSCLRRDPVAADLRCSLFVAAAQSYKRDSLLRPFPPRYTSGDTKDFEELLADVNSLPGVRDLVRLRPSEGDHQLALIHWILSSKSFAVKTLLKDEYAKLSKLTESEGISAPVPDFLFELEYSDHLNSKFEKMREGRDVFYAFHGSRLENFHSIIHNGLHCHLNKNSVFGEGTYLTSDLSMAVLYSPHSSGWRESVLGPQLSCVALCEIIDHPDVKCQVKKKDSDAIDRQRSRAKNSEGGDVPQKYFIVTNNQLLRVKYLLVYSQGKHLARHSRSRSWLLRHHFAIMMSLYLLLLIFIGALNSTAFVSFWNRLFR